A single window of Salvia splendens isolate huo1 chromosome 6, SspV2, whole genome shotgun sequence DNA harbors:
- the LOC121807711 gene encoding proline-rich receptor-like protein kinase PERK9: protein MSWFWTIMFLSFAIINNSESRLPKPSAVVVGTVYCNTCFQQNLPKANHYFIPGASVTVECKDARSGKRFRKQVKTDSHGEFKVHLPFPVSKHTTKIRGCSVRLISSNKPYCAVAASATSSELHFKSRKDGTHVFSAGFFTFRPLKQPQVCNEKPSITNFNKLSNPSDPAFVPPVQDQPSFGSFLPPLPRLPPLPQLPRLPPLPGIPFLPPALPRKQEATNVPNLSENLPGIPFSPNPFNLPNIFPPSSLQLPPITIPQILPSPVQSIIPPLLPSTSPPPLLNLPLIPGLIPSPPPVQLPSFPFQPTPGFPGVPPAKVAALSETSSP from the exons CTAGACTTCCCAAGCCATCTGCCGTTGTCGTTGGGACAGTCTACTGCAACACATGTTTCCAGCAGAATCTACCAAAAGCCAACCACTACTTCATTCCAG GTGCATCTGTCACCGTAGAATGCAAGGACGCAAGATCAGGAAAGAGGTTCCGGAAACAAGTTAAAACAGACAGCCATGGAGAATTCAAAGTGCACCTCCCTTTCCCTGTCAGCAAACATACCACCAAAATCAGAGGATGTTCTGTGAGACTAATCAGCAGTAATAAACCATATTGTGCTGTAGCAGCTTCTGCAACTTCATCAGAACTTCATTTCAAGTCAAGAAAAGATGGGACACATGTTTTCTCAGCAGGGTTCTTCACATTCAGGCCACTCAAACAACCACAAGTATGTAATGAGAAGCCAAGCATCactaatttcaataaattatcAAATCCTAGTGATCCAGCATTTGTACCACCAGTTCAAGATCAACCATCCTTTGGCAGCTTCCTCCCACCGCTGCCTCGACTACCACCACTGCCGCAGCTTCCCCGCCTACCACCACTGCCCGGAATCCCATTTCTGCCACCAGCACTACCTAGAAAGCAAGAAGCAACTAATGTACCAAATTTATCAGAAAATCTGCCAGGCATTCCATTTTCACCAAATCCATTCAACCTACCAAATATATTTCCTCCAAGCTCTCTTCAGTTACCACCTATTACAATTCCTCAGATACTTCCTTCCCCTGTGCAGTCAATTATCCCTCCTCTTTTACCTTCAACCAGTCCACCACCTTTGCTCAACCTGCCGCTTATTCCTGGTTTAATTCCGTCTCCACCTCCAGTCCAGCTGCCCTCATTTCCTTTCCAGCCAACCCCTGGTTTTCCTGGAGTGCCTCCTGCTAAGGTTGCTGCACTGTCAGAAACAAGCTCTCCTTGA
- the LOC121807712 gene encoding U3 small nucleolar ribonucleoprotein protein IMP3-like yields MRKLKFHEKKLLKKVNFLEWKREGGQRENLVMHRYHVTGRDDYKKYSRLCRTVQKLVSILKQMDARDPYRIEMTDNLLEKLYNMGVIPSRKSLALCERLSVSSFCRRRLATVLVRLKFAEHLKESVTYVEQGHIRVGPDTITDPAFLVTRNMEDFITWVDTSKIRRKVLEYNDKLDDYDAMN; encoded by the exons ATGAGGAAGCTAAAGTTTCACGAGAAGAAATTGCTAAAAAAGGTTAACTTTTTAGAATGGAAGAGAGAAGGAGGGCAGAGGGAAAACCTAGTAATGCATCGTTACCACGTTACTGGCAGAGACGATTACAAAAA gTATTCACGTCTGTGTAGAACAGTGCAGAAGCTGGTCAGCATACTTAAACAGATGGATGCGCGAGATCCTTATCGAATAGAGATGACTGATAACCTTCTTGAAAAACT GTACAACATGGGTGTTATACCATCTCGTAAAAGTTTGGCTTTGTGTGAGCGCCTCTCTGTGTCATCCTTTTGTCG ACGTAGGCTTGCCACTGTCTTGGTCAGATTGAAGTTTGCAGAGCACTTGAAAGAATCAGTTACTTATGTTGAACAAGGACATATTCGAGTAGGACCCGATACCATCACTGATCCAGCATTTCTTGTAACAAGAAATATGGAAGACTTTATAACATGGGTAGATACATCGAAGATAAGAAGGAAGGTCTTGGAGTATAATGATAAACTGGATGACTATGATGCGATGAACTAA